The Chryseobacterium glaciei DNA window TGATTCCTGAGCCTGCTAAATTACATATTTTAGGAATGTCTTTAAATAAAAGTGCCAATCAAACTTCTTTGGTAAAACCTGAAGATCCAAGAACTGCGACCTCATTACCGATGACTGATTATAGTTCATTAAGTACAGAAGCCATATTAAAACGTTGGTCAAGCAAATATAATGTAGACATCTCAAAAAAACCTGCTGAATATTCGAATGTCACAAAATCATTTAGTCTGAGTAAAGGTGAAATTGGAGATAGTGAAATGGGTGCAAAATCTGACTCATTAGATATTCCTGAGGGATATTCAACAACAGGAGGTAAGTTAATTGTCGGACATTTCTTTCAACCTAGTAGATATGAGTGGACCCATGTAGGTGTTACCGTTGGTGATTTCTACTATATGGTTGGTCAAAACTCTTCTCATATTATCATTGAAAGAAATATTACGTTTAATAGGAATTATTCAAAAAAAGTAGGTGTTTCAATAGAAACAGCAGATTCTGCAGGTGTTGTATTTAGTGTTTCTTTAGAATGTAAATTAGATAATGAAGTAAGAACTCAATGGCAACAAGAAACGTTTAACTCAATCATTACTGCTTATGAAGAAGCATTAGTAGAATACAACAATAAACTTTCTGAAGAACAAAACAAAGCCGTAGTAATCAAAGATTCAAACCCTAATTTCTACAGACAAATAGAAAACATAGTATTACGTAAAAACTGTATTTCTTACATGGCTGATAGAGCAACCGATTCTACTCATGGATATGGACTTACAGGGTTAACTCAAGGAAGTACATTTACAGATTATGAAACGAACCTAACTTCTAAATTAGATAAATACACCGCCTTTGTGAAATTCATGGAACAGGCTTTTGAATGGGAAAATCTTTCTTATTATCTGTACCCATATTATTGGGCAAATAAACAAAACTGGACAGAATTATATCAAGCTGAAAATACAGATCCTTTGTTCAGATCCTTTCTACAAAGTGGCATGGCAAGAGTGGTAGCAACCGTTCGACCAGGTTTTGAAGATGTTGTACAATTCTATCTGGCAACAGGTAAAATCTGGAATGGTGGTGAAGTTCCTGTAATTGGCGATGAACTATATCTATCTATTGTTGATGAAATGAAAGAACCAAAAGGTATTAAACAAGGAAAAGCTTGGATCACAAGACTTCCAACGACTTTAAATATTCTTCAGGCAGAAAGTATCGGACTAAAAGTAGCTCACGCTTTACCATTTACAACAGAAAATCCTAATGATTTTGAAGTTCCTTCTGAAGTTATTACTGAAGAGAAATTCAATTTTGAACCAAATGATAATCTTCTTGGAGTTCAAGATAATACAACAGAAAAAATAATTACAGGAGACTGGGTTTAAATCAATTATTAACTAAAAAATCATAAAAAATGTCCGATATAGGAAAAATTATAAGGGTAAATGCATTACCTCCTGTTGAATCAAGAGAAAAGAATGTGATTTACCAAGTAGCTGCACCAGGTGCAGCTACTTACACAGACTACGCAATTGATATAAATGGAGATTTAAAAACCCATGCTGTAGTTGACGGAACAGTTCCTTTAGAACTGGCAGACAGCCATATCAGCATTACCAATCAGGAGTTTATAGCTGAAGGAATTGCAAGTCAGGCTCAATATAATGTCGATACAAGAGAGAAATTAGAACAAAAACTAGAGATTCCCACAACAGAAGGAAATGCTCAAGATTATCCTAAAATCATCGGCTTGGATGATAATGGAAATATTGCCAAATTACCTGCCGGAGATCTAGGAAAAAACATGATGAATGCAGACCTGTCAAACAGTTCTGCAAGAAATCATACGCTTCATGCTCCTTTTTCCATCAATACATTAGGAAATTCATATACAGTGGTCGGACTGCCTAATAAAAATTCTGACACGACTAATTTCAATAAGGTCGTGGTACAGAACGTCAATGGAATCAATGCAGTGATAGACAGCAAAAACATGATGGTAGGAATTCCCAATCAAATGACAGAAGCTGAAAGAACAGCATGGAAAACAGCTATGAATGGTGGTTGGACTACGAATACGATGAGTGTTGCCAATGTATTTCCGAACATTGTAAAATCTGTTAATTATGGCGTTTTTGTAACAATTAATGGCGCAAATCTTAATATCAATCCCAGCTCTTCAGTAATCAGCCTTGTGAATAATATATCAGGAGTTGAAAAGGTAATTCCCAACTCGCAAATTACGTATGGTGATGCTAATTTAATTTCTATCTGGTTTAAGCCAAACACTTTCACAGATGGTGAATACAGAATTAAAATATTTAATGGTGTTGCAATTATTCAAACTAGCGGACTTAATAATATATTAATTACAAGCAATGCTAATTCTGTTGATATTAATGCACTTACATGGGACAAAATCGCCCATACGCAATCAGAGGTAGACAATGTAATGCAGATTAATGGAAGTAATATAGACTTTGTAACAAATGCGGCCAATAAACCTTTGGCAACAGATTTTTCAATTGTAAGTTCTGCAAAATCAAGCCAAATATTTACTGGAGCAGATAATTTCTCTTTAAAAGGCTATATGATCCTAACGGGAAATATAAATCTTTATGGAGGAGGATTAATCGGCTTAGTAAATGCTAACAATAACAATAGTTTAATTATTGATGCTTTAGCTTCTTTAAAAATTACGATTGAAGGAGGTAACTGGGCGGATCTTAAAAAGTCTATCAATGAGCAATCATCCGTACCTCTTTATAGCATTCCTAACTTTAACCAAGTCCGTGTAGATTTTGTTATTTCAAAAAGAGATAATATGATTAGTATGAGCCTAAATCACAATACAGCATATAACAATACGATCCAGATCTATCAAACGGTTCAAAAAACAATTCCAGAAGGGATTCCTTTATCTATTGGATTAAAAGGACTTAATGCTAACAGTCCTTCTGTTAAGGTAAAAACAGTATTGGAGGAAGCATATAAATTCTAACATTTAAATCATAATGGCAGAGCCTAAAAACTCTGCCTTTTATCTAACAAAAAAATTACAAAAAGATGTCCAATTTAGGAAAAATTATAAGGGTAAATGCATTGCCTCCTGTTGAATCAAGAGAGAAGAATGTAATTTACCAAGTAGCTGCACCAGGTGCAGCTACTTACACAGACTACGCAATTGATGCCAATGGAGATTTAAAGACTCATGCAGTAGTTGACGGATCTATTCCGGTAGAATTGTCGGATGATCATGTAAGCATATCTGATCTTGATTTAATTTCTGAAGGAATCACAAGTCAGTCAGATTACAATACTGACACCAGAGAAAAATTAAATAATAAACTAGACAAACCATTAATTGACGGAAATGTTCAGGATTACAACAAAATTGTAGGACTTAACAGTAATGGAGAAGTTGCAAAGCTTCCAGCCGGAGATCTTGGGAAAAATGTAGCCAACTCTGCTTTAACATCTATCGCTGGTGCCGGATTAACTCTAGGAGCCGATTGGACGATGAATACTTCAGGGCGTAATTATTCAGTTACAGGATTAGCAGATGTTTCAAGTGATTCAACCTTTAATATATTCCTGTCACAAAATCCTGCCGGAAAAGTTGGTAAGACAAATGGTAAACAACCTTTCTTAAGCTTACCAACAACCCTTTCCAATGCTGAAAAAACAGCATGGAAAACAGCTATGAATGGTGGTTGGACCACGAATACGATGAGCGTAGGTGCTATTTCACCTCTTCTTATTAAATTAGAAAATGAAATAACATATATATCATTAAGAGGAGCTAATTTAAACCTAAATCCTACAAGTTTCAAAGTTGAAATTATGGACGTAACGGGTTCTACTGTTTTAGCAACTATTCCAAATTCTCAGGTACAATTGGATACAACAGGTTTAAGTTTAACGTTTTATCACAATTTTTATTCGTTAGGTGTTAATGAATATAAAATAAGACTTTGGAACGGAGTCGCTTATTATGTAACTCCAACAAGCTTTGAAATTGTAAATAATGTAAACGAGATTGATCTTCATGGTTTAAGTTGGAATACAAAAGTTTATAACAACAATGTGACAAGTAAGGCTTATGCCACCAATAATATCATATATTTTAATCCGGACAACTCTATAAAGCCTCCTCTCTTTGAATCAGAGTATGTATTTAATGCAAAAACACAATTACCATTGTTCAATGCAGGTGATAATTGGTATTTAGAAATGAATATTTCTACTAACCTTAGAATTTCTCCGATTCAGTCAATAGGATTTTCCACTGGCAATTCAACTAATCTAACGAATGATCTTTTTGGAAGTCTTGATATAACTGGTTATGGTTATGTTTCAGCATTAAATTCCAATTGGGCTTATTCACAAACATTTAAATTTGTTTTAATAAAAAAAGGACAACTATTAACCAAAGTCCTATCTGGGGTTACTAATAACGGAGTACCCAATGTTGTAATTAATACTGAAACCATTCTGAATAATGATGATTTATACCTAGGTGCTATTTTTAATAATACAACAGAAACAGGAGATACTTCATTTGAAACTTATATGAATTTTAATTTAATTAAAGCATACACGTTTTAATTTTTAACCTCAACATTTGGCAGAGCCTAAAAACTCTGCCTTTTATCTAACACACCAAAAAATCACACAATGAGTTTAGAAATATTAAATAATAAAGGCAGTGGTGATCTCTCCGACTCTAAGCTACTTTCCGAAAACGATATACAAAGTGGAATATTTCGCAAAGAAAGCTTTTTTAAAAAGAATACATTCGACGAAATAAGCGCTTTCAAAGACAGTCCTTTTGGACAATATTGGGAAAAACGATTACCGCCATGGGCAGTGACAGATTACGGGCCTTCTAGGGTTTTTCACGAATCAAATTTTAGTATTATTGATTTATCTAAAAAGTTTAGTGCCGCTCCTGCAAAATTATATAATTCTTTAACCAATGAAAACTGGGATGATATTAAGTTTATTGTATTAGCAAACCCCGATGGTCAAAAAGTTCTAAAAGATTACGCCGATCCTCAAAAAATACCAAAAGATGATGAGGTTTACTTTTTCATAGAAAGTGATGATGGAAAGTTTGACTTTGGAAGGATTGTCCGAGTAAAATTAGGAAAAAATGCAATACTGAAAATACAACTGCAATTTTCTTTTTTTAATAAAACTGAAAAAGAATTAGCAGATGAGTTCTTGAAACGCCCTTTTGAAATAAAAAATGGGGAACAGTATGATTTTTTCAATCAAATAAAAACAGAAACAAAATACAAACCTACAAATCTTACTGATCTTTTAGTAAAAGCTATAAAATATGATTACAATCAAAAAAAGTTTGATGACATGTCCTGGTTTTTACTTTTTTTGAAAGGTGAAGAATATGTAGGATTAAACTTGCCAAAAAAACTACTGGAAATCTCACAATGGATGAGAACAAAAAAATATGAAGAAGAAAAGTATTGGAACGCTTTTCTTGTAAAAGACTTTACCCCCGCTTTTCTTCCAAATGCTTTTACTCCTCAAAATCGAAAAAACTTAAAAGAGTCAATCAAAAATAAACTTAAACAACAAATTGAAAATTTAAACAAATATGATAAAGAAACTGGAGCAGTAGAAAAAGTATTTAAAGAAATTCTAAACAATGTTTTATTATATTTGTTTGATAAATTTTCTTCTTTACTAGATGATGGTCTTAAAAAATTGGAAGATATTTTACCAGAAGAAGAAATGTTTAATGAGATTTATAATCTCAATGCTTTTTTAGTCGGTCTTTGGAATGGTTGTATAGAATTTACGGCCGGAATTGTTGATTTGATAGCTTTATTAATGATGATTGCTAAAGATGGAGCAGGTTTCATTCTTACAGATGCATTGAAAGAAGCTTTTGAAAACCTTTTAAATGAACTTGTTTACAACTTCGAAGATTTCATAAAAAAACTTTGGAAAAAATTTTATATTGCAGTAAAAGAAATTCCTGATTGGTATTTAAAGAAAGGGGGTAATCAATACTATCGTTACAAAGAGCTTGGTGAACTTACTCCAGATATAATTACTCTTCTTGTTCCTGCATTAAAAGCAGGGAAAGCAACAAAAGCCGCAGAAGAGATTTCTTTATTAAAGAAAGTTTCAAAAGCAGATCAAGACTTAATTACAGATCAAAAATATCTAGAGAATTATTATCAAACTTTAAGAAAACAATCTGATGATTTCTCAAAAAAATTAGAGGAAAAAACTCTTCAAAAGGTAACAAAAGAAGCTTTTGAGAAAGCACAACAGGAATTAGATAAAGAGATCTCTAAAAATTCTTTAATAAATTTATTTCATGGAACAAGTCCAGGAGCTGCCAATTCTATAAAGAAAGATGGAATTCAACTATCTGCAAATAAACCTAATTTAGATTTTAATTCTAAAGGCAATGGTTCTTTCTATACAAGTTTTTCATTAAAAGAAACAGATAAATATAACAAATATAAATTTGGAAGAAATGGAGATCCTTCTGAAATTTTAAAATTTACTATTTCTGAAAAAGATTTATTAAGCTTAAAAGTAAAGAAGTTCGACGGACCAACTGAAGAATGGGCAGAATTTGTGACCAATGCAAGAAAGGGGGATTTAATCCATGATTATGATATCGTAATCGGGCCAAAGCTTAAAAATCCTTGGGACGTACTCTTAGGTAAGGAAAAACCTAAGGCTATAAAAGAAACTCAAGTAGCAATAACAAGTGAAAAAGGAGCAAAACTTCTTACAAAATATCTAGATAAAAATTAAAATAAGTTAAATTATGAAACATATTAAAAATGATAAATTTTCATTTATTGATGATGACGGTCAAGAGAAAATATTCTTAAGAGAAAAATATTTTGAATTTGTATGTCTTTTAATTACAGAATTTTTCAAAAAGAAAATTATTGAGAATGAATTTTACAATTATTTTATATCTATGCTAAATAATCTTGAAGATTATGACGGAGTAGATTATATAAACCATCAAATACCATATCACTGGGCTCTTTCCATTATTCAAAATAAAAACACTACAGATTCTTATACTTCAGAAGAATTAGAAAAATTACTTGAATTCTATGCGAAATTCGAAAAACAAAATAACCTTACGTCTTTTATTGTAGTTAATACAATACCATCATAATTATTTATAAATATTCTTGCCCAGTCCACAAAGTCTACCGGTTTTGCGGACTGGTCTGTTTATAACAATGAAACCTTTGAAATATTTTTAAAACAAAATAAAATCAAAATATAAATCATTATGAGTTTACAATATTTTCAAAATCTTAATGAATATTTGATTTAAAATAAATGGCAAGATTCTAAAGTTATGCCTTCATCCATAAATGATCTAGAATTAAAAATTGAAAAAAGACTTAAAGCCTGGTAAAAGGGGAATTATATTTGGAATTAAAAAAGGTAAAAATATCGGACATTATTTCAACGTAATTAATGAAAATGGAGTAATTAAGTATCTTGACGGACAAACTGGCAAACGCGCAAAGCTAGTTTATGATTATTATCAGTTTTTACCAACAAATTAAAAATGATTTATGTATACAGAAGAACAAGCAAAAGCAAAAATGCAACGTTTTGTAGATTATCAGAACAACTTAATAGTTTGGAATGAAGAGGGAGAACCAAATATTATAATCTATGAAGAACTTACAGAAAGGCACCCTTTTGGATGGGTATTCTATTGGCAAATTAAAGATGATTATTCTAATTTCTTAGCAGGAAATGGACCTATAATTATTGAAAAAGATACTCTTAATATGTTTAAAATGATGACAGCAATTTCAACTGAAGAAAATATAACTTTATATAAAAAAGACAAAAATAAATTATTACAATTGGAAGAGGATCAGGACGGTTTTTTCGATCCTGTAAATATTTAAAATTCCCCAACAAAAAATAAAACACGACACCTTTTGTCGCATTAACCCCATATATTTGTCTTATAAAATTCATTCATGAAAAAAGACTTTTACCTGACAAGATATGCCTTAATTATAAAAAGATTAGAAAGTTCTCCAGCGACGTATTCGCAGCTGGAGGACTATCTTTTAAACTCTTTTGAATTTCAGGATGCGGATATTAAGAGCTACTCTATCCGTACCTTGCAGAGGGATATTCGTGAGATTTTAGGTCTTTTCAACCTTTCCATTCATAACAAAAAGAAAGGTGACAATCGTTATTATATCGAGAGTCGACCGATCATGGAAGTGGATGAATACAACCAAAAATTGTTAGAATCTTTTCAGGTAAGTAACGCGCTGAATCTTCATCCGGATTTTTCCAATTTCATTTTTTTTGAATCTCGAAAACCGACCGGAGTAGAACATTTTTATGATCTTTTCTTCGCCATTCGTAATAAAAGAGTGGTGACTTTTGAGCATTACAATTACAAAAATAAACTGATGACTTCCCGAAAAGCTCATCCTTTGGCGTTGAAAGAATCCAAAGACAGATGGTATCTTATTGCAATCGACACCAAGGATAAAGCGTTGAAATCTTTCGGTTTAGACAGAATTAATTATCTTGATGTTGATAAAAATAAGTTCCGTGAAAAGTATAGTTATAATTTCAGGGAGCATTTTAAAAATGCTTTCGGAGTAATGAATTTAACGGAGCAAAATCCTCAGAAAATTGTTCTTAAATGTACTAAACATCAGGGAGAATATATTAAAAGTTTTCCGCTTCACCAGTCACAACAAGAGACAAAAGCAACCCTTGAAGAAACTTTTTTTGAATTTTTCTTACATCCGACTTACGACTTTATGCAGGAAATTCTGTCTTACGGAAAAGAAGTTACTGTTTTAGAACCTAAAACCTTAGTTGATGACATCCGCAATCATTTGCAGGAGTCTTTAAACAGATACTCAGAGCTCTAAAAATATTTATTATTTTTCATATTTTTTTGATTATTTTTACATAAATATATCAATTTGAAAGCATTATTTCTTTACCTGTTTTGCCTCATTTCTTCCTTTTGTTTTTCGCAACAGACGGAGGATTTTAAACAAGTGAAGAATTATTACAACAATCACCGAAGCATGTTGGGAACCGAGTTTAAGAAAAAATTCGATGCTGAAAGCAATATGTTTAATAAGTCTGCCATAAAAAATGATTTCCGTTTTTTCATGAAGAAAATGGACAGCATTGAAAATGTAGCCTTGATCGGAGCTTTATTAAAAGTGAAAAACATTGAAGATCTTGCCAGAATTCAAAAGAAAAATACCAATCCTCAAGATCCTTCCGAACTCAAAGCAACGACAGATAAAACAGCAGCCTATCCTGGCGGAGTTGATGCTTTAAGAAAGGAAGTTGTCAATCTTTTTTATTCAGAAGGCGTTCATTCAGATTTAAAAATAATTAAAACCAATGTTGCTTTTATTGTTGAAAAAGATGGAAGCATTAGCAATGTTCAGGCTCAGGGAGATAATTTCACCTTCAACAGACAAGCCGAGATCGCTTTATATTCTGTTTCGTCGAAGTTTTCGCCTGCAACAATTAATGGGGATGCCGTAAGATTTCGTTTTAAACTTCCTCTAACCTTGAATATCGAATAATTAATGTTTACCGACGAATATTACATGAAAATGGCTTTTCAGGAAGCTGAAATTGCATTGGAAAAAGATGAGGTTCCTATCGGATGTGTCATAGTTTCTAATAATCGAGTGATTGCGAGAGCCCATAATCTTACAGAAACGCTGAATGATGTTACGGCTCATGCAGAAATGCAAGCCATAACCTCAGCAGCAAACTTTCTTGGCGGAAAATATTTAAAAAACTGCACACTTTATGTTACACTGGAACCCTGCGTGATGTGTTCGGGAGCCCTTTCCTGGTCGCAGATCTCAAAAGTTGTGATTGGCGCTCGAGATGAGCAAAGAGGATTTATCAACAAACACCTTTCTCTTCATCCAAAAACAGAAATGGTTGTCGGAGTCATGGAAAACGAGTGTTCTTCTATCGTTAAAGAATTTTTTAAATCTAAAAGATAAATTATTTACACTTTTAATAAAGATTAACGCAATTTTTCTCATCATATTGAATAAATAATTATATTTGAATACAACAAATCAAAACAATATGAGAAAACTATCAAGAAAAGAAACTGCAAAAATCAACGGAGGTCTAATGCCGGGACAATGCTTGTATACAGATCCAAATACTGGTAAAAAAGTTATTGGATGTAGATTACAACCTATTCCGGATTGTTGCGGAGGATGGGTCTACCCAATACCAGGACATGATTGCGTATCTTGTACCACCGGTGATCTTTAAAAAATTAAACAGCCTTAAAAAAGGCTGTTTTTTATTTATATTTCTTGAAAGGCAAGAGCTTTTTTTAATATAGTATTCTGTGAATCAATTTCTATTTCTGAAAACAGAATACATCGGAATATCAAAATATTCTCCGTTTTTCTTTAAATGTTGTTTCAATAAAGCTTCTTTTTCCATTCCTATTTTTTCCAATACTTTTCCTGATGCTGGATTGTGTAGTAAATGGGTGGCGTAGATCTTGTTTAAATTCAATTCATTAAATCCAAAATCGATAATCGCTTTTCCTGCTTCTGTAATATAACCTTTGTTCCAAAACGAAGCTCCAAGCCAATAGCCTAATTCAGCTTTATCATCTCCCCTATCGTGAAGTCCGATTGCACCAATAATTTGATCGTCTTGATTTCGGATCGCGAAAGTAAATCCTGATCCATTTTCAAAGGCCTGTTGAGAGTTTTTTAACCAAAATTGAGCATCATCTTCTGTATAAGGAGAAGGAATATTTGAGGTAAGATCAGAAAAAATTTTTGATTGAAGATATTCAACCACCAAAGGAAGATCCTCCTCTTTCAATTGAGAGAGAATCAGTCGTTCTGTTTCTATTCTTGGAAATTCTTTCATTTATAAATCTTTTTCTAAAAAGTATAATCCTTTCAAGGTATGAAGTCTGTCTGTGATATGTATTTTATTCGTCAAAGGTTTGTAAACATGCGAAACTCCACCAGTTGCGATCACAAAACAATCGTCATTCACTTCATCATTAATTCTGTCGATAAAACCTTCTACCATTCCTAAAAATCCGTACACCATTCCGCTTTGCATACAGGTTACGGTGTCTAATCCTAAAACAGTTTTTGGTTTTTTTAATTCAATTTCAGGAAGCTGAGCTGTTTGGCTGATTAAAGAATTCAATGCTGTAATAATTCCCGGAGCGATAATTACGCCCAAAGTTTCACCTGTTTCCGTTACGCAGCTTGCCGTAAGAGCAGTTCCAAAATCTATAATGATTTTCTTTCTATCAGGATACAAATTGTGTGCAGCAACAAGATTGGCATAAATATCCGTTCCCATCTGTTTAGATTTTGCCACAACTCCTGAAGGCGTACTTCTGTCAACAATCACGGGAAGAATTCCGTGGATCTTTTTTATCGCTGAACTCACCACTTTAGTAAGCTGAGGAACCACAGATCCTATGATAACTTTAGTGATGTCTTTTGGCTCTACTTTATAGGTCTGATACAACATCAACATCTGAACATAAAGCTCGTCTGCCGTTCTGTAAGGTTTTGTATTGATCACCCACGAAATATCACAATTGTCATCGTCAAAAAGACCAAATCTGATATTGCTGTTTCCTACGTTGATTACGATTGAATTCATTTATTTAAAAATAATTTCAAATTTATAAAAAATAAAAGGAGTATTTTCCAACACTCCTTTATATATTCTATTTTTTACTGTTTCACTTCTAAAAAGTTATCCTTCATATTCACATCCGCAATTCTCTGACTGAAATCTATTCCCAGAACAGATAATTGAGACTTCGTGTAAGGAACTGTCAACGTATATTCTTTCTGAGTCCAAGGCCAATACGCTACTGTTTTAAAATCACCGTAAGCATCTTTCGACTTCCAGGTGTGAGTAAGATTTGTTGGAATCTGGTAAGTAACAATTTTCTTATCCGTAGTCATTACACTGAAATCGATCGGCATTGGAACTTGTCCGTTATTAACCAAAGTAATCGTTGTAGATTTTGCATCGTATTTTACATCTTTAATTCCGTAATCGATCGTTTTTGTGGTGTTGATCCAATAATGATGGAACCATTTCAAATCCATTCCTGAAACTTTCTGTGCAATGTGAAGAAAATCTCTGTCTGTAGGATGTTTCATGCTCCATTGATCGTAGTATTGTTTCAAGGTTTCAGCTAGGTTTTGTTCACCCATGATGTAGCCTAATTCAACCAAATATAACTCTCCTTTTATATAAGTTGAATAGGTATAAGAAGTTCCGTTATCGTGGTGATCTCCTAACCAAACTGCAGGTTCTTCAATCTTCTTTTCAAGGAATTTTCTGTAAGCATCCAACCTTTCAATAAAAGGATTCGGTAATTCTTCAGGGAATAACTGATGCATGGTGTACCCTTCCGCATAGCTTGTAAATCCTTCATCCATCCATGGTCGCATAGATTCGTTGGTTGCCAACATTTGCTGATACCATGAATGAGAGCCTTCGTGAGCCATTAATCCCATTAAATCTTTACTATTTTTAGCTTCACCTAAAATCATGGTACACATCCCATACTCCATTCCGCCGTCTCCACCTTGGATGAAAGCGTAAGTCGGATAAACATATTTTCCGAAGTGACCATTCATGATCTGGAAATATTTTGTAAGATAAGCCGGAGCTTCTTCCCAAGCTTT harbors:
- a CDS encoding energy transducer TonB, coding for MKNYYNNHRSMLGTEFKKKFDAESNMFNKSAIKNDFRFFMKKMDSIENVALIGALLKVKNIEDLARIQKKNTNPQDPSELKATTDKTAAYPGGVDALRKEVVNLFYSEGVHSDLKIIKTNVAFIVEKDGSISNVQAQGDNFTFNRQAEIALYSVSSKFSPATINGDAVRFRFKLPLTLNIE
- a CDS encoding type III pantothenate kinase, which gives rise to MNSIVINVGNSNIRFGLFDDDNCDISWVINTKPYRTADELYVQMLMLYQTYKVEPKDITKVIIGSVVPQLTKVVSSAIKKIHGILPVIVDRSTPSGVVAKSKQMGTDIYANLVAAHNLYPDRKKIIIDFGTALTASCVTETGETLGVIIAPGIITALNSLISQTAQLPEIELKKPKTVLGLDTVTCMQSGMVYGFLGMVEGFIDRINDEVNDDCFVIATGGVSHVYKPLTNKIHITDRLHTLKGLYFLEKDL
- a CDS encoding nucleoside deaminase; this translates as MFTDEYYMKMAFQEAEIALEKDEVPIGCVIVSNNRVIARAHNLTETLNDVTAHAEMQAITSAANFLGGKYLKNCTLYVTLEPCVMCSGALSWSQISKVVIGARDEQRGFINKHLSLHPKTEMVVGVMENECSSIVKEFFKSKR
- a CDS encoding DUF3990 domain-containing protein, which encodes MSLEILNNKGSGDLSDSKLLSENDIQSGIFRKESFFKKNTFDEISAFKDSPFGQYWEKRLPPWAVTDYGPSRVFHESNFSIIDLSKKFSAAPAKLYNSLTNENWDDIKFIVLANPDGQKVLKDYADPQKIPKDDEVYFFIESDDGKFDFGRIVRVKLGKNAILKIQLQFSFFNKTEKELADEFLKRPFEIKNGEQYDFFNQIKTETKYKPTNLTDLLVKAIKYDYNQKKFDDMSWFLLFLKGEEYVGLNLPKKLLEISQWMRTKKYEEEKYWNAFLVKDFTPAFLPNAFTPQNRKNLKESIKNKLKQQIENLNKYDKETGAVEKVFKEILNNVLLYLFDKFSSLLDDGLKKLEDILPEEEMFNEIYNLNAFLVGLWNGCIEFTAGIVDLIALLMMIAKDGAGFILTDALKEAFENLLNELVYNFEDFIKKLWKKFYIAVKEIPDWYLKKGGNQYYRYKELGELTPDIITLLVPALKAGKATKAAEEISLLKKVSKADQDLITDQKYLENYYQTLRKQSDDFSKKLEEKTLQKVTKEAFEKAQQELDKEISKNSLINLFHGTSPGAANSIKKDGIQLSANKPNLDFNSKGNGSFYTSFSLKETDKYNKYKFGRNGDPSEILKFTISEKDLLSLKVKKFDGPTEEWAEFVTNARKGDLIHDYDIVIGPKLKNPWDVLLGKEKPKAIKETQVAITSEKGAKLLTKYLDKN
- a CDS encoding M1 family metallopeptidase, with amino-acid sequence MKKSVAILFAFIISQFQAQQTPYYQQAAKYKMDIDVNAEKFTYQGNQTLEYTNNSPDELNVVYFHLYWNAFKSNSMMDQRVASQGKNGDSRLQKDGISRLPSIPKNEEGAQNIHWIKQNGQNLKFEIQETIMKVYLAEPIKPNSTTNFTMEWNAVIPQQIRRSGRNNKEGVDMTMTQWYPKISEYDYDGWATFDYLGREFHSPFSDFDVTIKINKDYVIGAGGILENPTEVKGYDANAKIKTEKDKKATWRWTAKNMLDFAWSADRDYIVKSFDVPEGPKVFLVYQNNDKTKAWEEAPAYLTKYFQIMNGHFGKYVYPTYAFIQGGDGGMEYGMCTMILGEAKNSKDLMGLMAHEGSHSWYQQMLATNESMRPWMDEGFTSYAEGYTMHQLFPEELPNPFIERLDAYRKFLEKKIEEPAVWLGDHHDNGTSYTYSTYIKGELYLVELGYIMGEQNLAETLKQYYDQWSMKHPTDRDFLHIAQKVSGMDLKWFHHYWINTTKTIDYGIKDVKYDAKSTTITLVNNGQVPMPIDFSVMTTDKKIVTYQIPTNLTHTWKSKDAYGDFKTVAYWPWTQKEYTLTVPYTKSQLSVLGIDFSQRIADVNMKDNFLEVKQ
- a CDS encoding toxin glutamine deamidase domain-containing protein, producing MKKDLKPGKRGIIFGIKKGKNIGHYFNVINENGVIKYLDGQTGKRAKLVYDYYQFLPTN
- a CDS encoding GNAT family N-acetyltransferase, which gives rise to MKEFPRIETERLILSQLKEEDLPLVVEYLQSKIFSDLTSNIPSPYTEDDAQFWLKNSQQAFENGSGFTFAIRNQDDQIIGAIGLHDRGDDKAELGYWLGASFWNKGYITEAGKAIIDFGFNELNLNKIYATHLLHNPASGKVLEKIGMEKEALLKQHLKKNGEYFDIPMYSVFRNRN
- a CDS encoding helix-turn-helix transcriptional regulator, which gives rise to MKKDFYLTRYALIIKRLESSPATYSQLEDYLLNSFEFQDADIKSYSIRTLQRDIREILGLFNLSIHNKKKGDNRYYIESRPIMEVDEYNQKLLESFQVSNALNLHPDFSNFIFFESRKPTGVEHFYDLFFAIRNKRVVTFEHYNYKNKLMTSRKAHPLALKESKDRWYLIAIDTKDKALKSFGLDRINYLDVDKNKFREKYSYNFREHFKNAFGVMNLTEQNPQKIVLKCTKHQGEYIKSFPLHQSQQETKATLEETFFEFFLHPTYDFMQEILSYGKEVTVLEPKTLVDDIRNHLQESLNRYSEL